In Zingiber officinale cultivar Zhangliang chromosome 8B, Zo_v1.1, whole genome shotgun sequence, a single genomic region encodes these proteins:
- the LOC122016476 gene encoding hydroxyphenylpyruvate reductase-like, with protein sequence MESLGVLLTFPMNAYLESELARRCKLFRLWESPPERRQEFIRSNAAAIRAIVGNSHAGADADTIDALPKLEIVSSFSVGLDKVDLDKCRERGIRVTNTPDVLTEDVADLAIGLTIALLRRICVTDRFVRSGAWATQGDYRLTTRFNGKTIGIIGLGRIGMSVAKRAEAFGCPISYYSRSEKPNTGYKYYSNLLDLASNCHVLIVACPLTDETRHIVNRDVLDALGPKGVLVNIGRGPHVDEPELVAALREGRLGGAALDVYEHEPHVPEELFGMDNVVLVPHIGSATNETRDAMADLVLQNLEAHVMNKPLLTPVV encoded by the exons ATGGAGTCCCTTGGCGTCCTCCTCACCTTCCCCATGAACGCGTACCTCGAGTCTGAGCTCGCACGCCGCTGCAAGCTCTTTCGCCTGTGGGAGTCTCCGCCCGAGCGCCGCCAGGAATTTATCCGCTCCAACGCTGCGGCTATCCGGGCGATCGTAGGAAACAGCCATGCTGGTGCCGACGCTGACACCATAGACGCACTCCCCAAGCTCGAGATCGTCTCCTCCTTTAGCGTCGGCCTCGACAAGGTCGACCTCGACAAGTGCCGGGAGCGGGGTATCCGGGTCACAAATACTCCCGATGTACTCACCGAGGATGTAGCCGATCTTGCCATCGGCCTTACTATCGCCTTGCTGCGTCGCATCTGCGTGACGGACCGCTTTGTCCGCAGCGGAGCCTGGGCGACCCAAGGGGACTACAGACTAACCACTAGG TTCAATGGCAAAACAATCGGTATCATTGGACTTGGCAGGATTGGCATGTCTGTTGCCAAGAGAGCAGAAGCCTTTGGCTGTCCTATAAGCTACTACTCAAGGTCAGAGAAGCCAAACACAGGATACAAATACTACTCTAACCTTCTTGATTTGGCTTCCAATTGTCATGTCCTCATTGTGGCTTGCCCACTGACCGATGAGACACGCCACATCGTCAACCGTGATGTCCTTGATGCGCTAGGACCCAAAGGCGTGCTTGTGAACATCGGGCGAGGTCCACATGTAGATGAGCCGGAGCTGGTGGCAGCACTGCGTGAGGGCCGCCTTGGTGGGGCTGCCCTTGACGTGTATGAGCACGAGCCGCATGTGCCAGAGGAGCTCTTTGGCATGGATAACGTGGTGCTGGTGCCTCATATCGGAAGTGCCACCAACGAGACTCGGGATGCAATGGCAGATTTGGTCCTGCAAAACCTGGAGGCACACGTGATGAACAAGCCTCTTCTGACACCCGTGGTGTGA